The genomic region TCCTCGTGCTCCCCGTGACGGTGCTCTTCGCGTTCTGGCCCGGCGCCGTCGGTCTCTCGCTGACCACCCCCTGACCCCGCTTCACCCTGCTTCACCCCCGCTGGATCTCGGAGATCGGAGCTCGTCATGACACACCTTCTCTTCCTCCTGGTCAGGCTGCAGGCCACGCTCGTGGCCGCGCGCGGCCGGCGCGACGAGCGCGGCGACGTACCCGGCTGGGTGCTCGTCACCTTGATGACGGTCGGGCTCGTCGGTGCGATCACCGCCATCGCGCAGCCGCAGCTGACCCGGATGCTGAGCAACGCGCTGGCCAAGGTGCAGTAGTGCGGCCCCCGCCCCGAGCGGCGGGGGAGCGTGGCAGCGCGGTGGTCGACTTCGTGCTCGTCGTGCTGGTGCTGGTCCCGCTGGTGCTGGGGATCCTGCAGGTCGCGCTGACCCTCTTCGTGCGCAACACCCTCGCCGCGGCCGCCTCGGACGGGGCGCGGTACGCCGCGACGGCCGACCGCGGTCCGGCCGACGGGGTGGCGCGCACCCGCGAGCAGGTGGAGGGCGCGGTGTCGGGGCAGTTCGCGCGCGACGTCAGCGCGACCCGCGTCGTGCGGGACGGGCAGCCGATGATCGAGGTGACGGTGCGTGCCAGCGTCCCTGCTCTCGGGCTGGGCGGCCCGGGTGTGGACCTGGTGGTCACCGCGCATGCCATCGAGGAGAGCGTCGAGGTGGCGCCGTGACCTCGCGGGGAGTGCCCCGGCGCCGGCCGCGCGGCGAGGAGGGCAGCGCGCTGGTCGAGCTGGTCTGGCTGGGGCTGCTGCTCCTGGTGCCGCTGCTGTGGATCGTGCTGTCGGTCTTCGAGGTGCAGCGTGGTGCGTACGGCGTGAGTGCGGCTGCCCGCGCGGCGGGCCGCGCCTATGCGCTGGCGCCCACCGACGCGGAGGGGGAGCGGCGGGCGGAGGCGGCGGCGCGCCTGGCCTTGGCCGACCAGGGCATCGGCTCGGCTCCGCTGCGCGTGGACATCAGCTGCACCCCGTACCCGAACTGCCACAGCGGCACCTCGGTGATCACCGTGCGGATCAGCTCGAGCGTGGCGCTGCCGGTGCTCCCTGCGGCGCTGGGTGCCGAGCGCGGTCGGTTCGCGCTGGACGCGAGCCACACGGTGCCGATCGGGCAGTACCAGGAGATCCGGTGACCCGGGCCGAGGTTCCTCGCCGGGCGCGCACGGAGCGGGGTCAGGTG from Nocardioides sp. dk884 harbors:
- a CDS encoding TadE/TadG family type IV pilus assembly protein, translated to MRPPPRAAGERGSAVVDFVLVVLVLVPLVLGILQVALTLFVRNTLAAAASDGARYAATADRGPADGVARTREQVEGAVSGQFARDVSATRVVRDGQPMIEVTVRASVPALGLGGPGVDLVVTAHAIEESVEVAP